In a genomic window of Bombina bombina isolate aBomBom1 chromosome 8, aBomBom1.pri, whole genome shotgun sequence:
- the LOC128638559 gene encoding charged multivesicular body protein 2a, with translation MDFLFGRRKTPEELLRQNQRALTRAMRELDRERQKLEQQEKKIIGDIKKMAKQGQMDAVKIMAKDLVRTRRYVKKFIMMRANIQAVSLKIQTLKSNNSMAQAMKGVTKAMATMNRQLKLPQIQKIMMEFEKQSEIMDMKEEMMNDAIDDAMGDEDDEEESDAVVSQVLDELGLNLTDELSSLPSTGGSLSVAGGKKAEPSAALADADADLEERLNNLRRD, from the exons ATGGATTTCTTGTTTGGACGTCGGAAAACACCGGAAGAGTTGCTGAGACAAAATCAGCGTGCTCTTACCAGGGCTATGAGAGAGCTAGATCGAGAGAGACAGAAACTGGagcaacaggaaaaaaaaataattggagatATTAAGAAGATGGCAAAGCAAGGTCAAATG gatgCTGTGAAAATCATGGCTAAGGATTTGGTGCGCACTCGGCGATATGTGAAAAAGTTTATTATGATGAGGGCGAACATCCAGGCTGTTTCCCTTAAAATCCAAACACTGAAGTCTAATAATTCCATGGCACAAGCCATGAAAGGAGTTACTAAAGCTATGGCTACCATGAACAGACAG CTGAAGTTGCCTCAGATCCAGAAAATAATGATGGAGTTTGAGAAACAGTCTGAGATTATGGACATGAAAGAGGAAATGATGAATGATGCCATTGATGACGCCATGGGGGATGAAGATGATGAAGAAGAGAG TGATGCTGTAGTTTCCCAAGTATTGGATGAACTGGGTCTCAACCTGACTGATGAGCTTTCTA GTCTCCCCTCAACCGGAGGCTCTCTCAGTGTTGCTGGAGGAAAGAAGGCAGAACCTTCAGCTGCCTTGGCAGATGCGGATGCAGATTTAGAGGAGCGGCTGAACAACTTGAGAAGGGACTAA